The nucleotide sequence ccgacttctaagggaactgtgccgacatatgtcttgaagcgtctgaggaaaacccaggaaaaactccagacagcacagccggcgccatgattcgaacccgtgtacctccccagtctcgacgtggcatggccagcacgctagccactgagccacgcgagctggtaagaTGATTGGAATataggtgctgatctgctggccagaccAACCGCTTTCCGGTCCAGATGAGCCTCTGTCGGCGACGGTCGTGTGCTCCTGAGCAGCGCGCTtttggttttggctcatttgcatagagAAATTCGTCTATATGAATATTTCGCGACACGCACTGGATTCTGGATTTTTGAGATATTGAATGACCTTCAAtaaggattgtctcccattcggCTATCTCGCTTTAGCTCAAGATTTCCTGAGGAACGATTTTTATTAGTGAATTTTAATTAATTGTCATATTGCGGTTGCATACTGTCATCGAAATGATGCTCGCCTGGCCGTATAAACTCAATTGCAGAAatgacaataacaacaacatagTAAAtaaaggagaagtgatgatgacatgggatgtttccccgtggtgcTGCTGTCATTGCTTTTTGATAACAAACCTGTAAAGgacaacaaaaaaggaaaaagaaaacgcccTCGATACTTGGCATTTTGCGATTCACTTACAGTAACTTTGCTTGTTGGTGCTGCACGGCAGCTGTGTTTCTGAACTTTCACGTTTTGCAACTTTCTAGGTAGCGTGTGAGTTCGATGCTCAATTCTTAAATTTAAAGGGCCCAGGAGTGCTGATGTAACATATGGCGCCCACACCTTTCCTTATCCTCGCTTCTTGGAGTTAATTTAGAAAACAGACAGATGTTCGCGCCGTCTCTTCGTTTACATTTTCCACCTGCGCATGGGTTACGTCCTGGACGAGGAACAGCGCATGCGTAGTACGCTGACGTCTGCGTGCATTGTTCCCGATTCTTGGAGATGATACAGCGTTCTGTTGAAATAGGTGGTGGGCAGTAATAGCAacactttgtattataatacaattaCTGTAACTCTGTGACTGTAACTACTACTGTATTACTCTTGCTTGTATGCTTATGTATGCTCGGGTCAATTCCTTTTTCTTGCATGTCAAGTGTTTGGGAACTGGGAACTAGTCAAGCTAgctgtagcttttttttttcttcagttttCCCCATCAAATATTATTTGATGAACTAAACATTCAcataatagtattataatacaactaccgtaatacttttgagtatttttaTTGTGTATCCTAAATTTATAATAGACGAAATTGAAATATTTCATATATTCCATTCAATTCAATACTTTATTTTCCTTATTCATGTTATTTATATTAtagtattatatatattatattcgTGTTATACTGCTCTAGAATGTGTAATACTTTTtgagataataataataataataataataataataatttggggcttcacgtcgtgagacaactgtgatcacgagcgacgccacagtggtagggtctgtggattaattttgcgcacctgagggttctttaacatgcGCCCAAATCCCCACGCACCGCACACCCCATTTAACGtacctcgcggaagacggtgtgtctgagcaacttgtacccttccacaaAGTTGCCACTGTCCTCTACCGGGTTGCTGCGTTGGTACGACACTCTTTACAAATCACGTGGTGATAAAACTACTCGAAAGACAGCGGTATTAAAAGAGGTACACTTAAGTTTTATAACTTTCGTTACTTGAGGGTTATTATTACTTTATCCCTTCACAGCAAGATGCAATTGGGTAACTTCAGAACTCTCACTGTGTCCTTTACCTCCGTACGACATGCTCTATTTCTGCACCACTTGGACTTAATTTAAACCTTCATTTAAAGACCGCAAGTCTGTAAACCAGCTCTGACTTACAACACAACGTTAAAGCCATGCGTCTTCGAGCACATTTCAGCGATCACTGTCAACGCCTCAACAAAAGCTTTACTTGAAGATTGATTTTCGGATTTGATGCGAGTCGTTGCACTCAATAACTTTCCATTACGCGGCGCTTTTTTTGTGTTTGTAAATCTTAAGAGGTATCGTTCCACACCAGAAAGCTTTACATTTGAAAGATTAGGATTACACTTGGAAGCCGCGAGCTACAATTAGAACTGTTACAGCCATGCGATTTCTGTTTCCCGCGCTCGTGGTCTGTTACATCGCTGCCTCGGCTTTCGCATCTGAAGGTGATAATGGGCGCGATGGAGATCAGCACAAGCTCGATAAGCATCGAGACATACTGAAGGTAAGGGTCTTTCCTTCCTTCCGTCATGGATGCAATGCTGGACAATGGATATGGACGACCTGAGCCCGTACGTCGATTATGTAACGCAAcagcgcaaagcatgctggtctGCACTATTATCTTTATCAGTCGACACGTTCTGCCCGCTtgttgcccaccacagcaaaatgtaacctcgaaccagtcttctcgtgacgtcacatgtttgtaaacagagggtcgtctatttATAACTCGAGGCTCTATATATGTTGCGGCAAAAACGCCTTCTGTCGTCGAGGCTCCAAGCGCTGCGCCTGTGGCCGAACGTTTCTCAATAGGCTCCGTGTTCGTTTATTTGTTCGCTAGACTACATGCGAAACTGTACTCATGACGATTTTCAGTAATATTAGGAAAAGTGCCGAACTTTTCATAATTTCGTGTGTCTTCTGTTTTCAGCTCATTTCAAGTAATATCACTGTGTATCTCCTGCAACGCACCCTGGACCAGAGTTACATGTTTTTTAACTATACATGTGTTCGTGGCTTCTTCGACGCAGTGAAAACGGCGGGCAATGATCGCCGGGCGAATATTAGGTTTCAGTACAAACATCCGAGATATGGCACGGTGTAAGTTGTACtacgcaacaaaaaaaaaatcataggcATACacggtgtgtgcagataaacgtAAGTGGCATTTGCAGACATGTTTCGCATCGTTCATAAGGgagaaagcaaaacaaagacCAGCACATCAGACAAGCTTTCTTTGTTCTTGCTTGATCCCTCCATCACGCAGCCTTACCAACATTAGCCCGTTTTGACACGCTTGATAAATTCAACTCATAGCCTTTTTATCGGTAGAACTCCCAGTTATTTGCACACACCCCGTAGTTCGTTCTTGGCGCACAtgtgcttcattttcttttattCATGTCGCAGAGTGGGACATACAGCGTATTTTAAGGTGCCAGAGAAGAAAAACGGGCGAAACAACAAGCCTCATTCTTTAATATCCGTTAACGATGATGTGGCCCGCGGTTCTGAAAGTTCGAGTGGTCTTGTGAAGGTGAAGAACAAAACACGTAAGATCCCGTTCTGTTATTGGGCGCATTCGCGTAATAATGTGTCACAATCGTAACCTGCTACTACAGagaccagggatcggaaccgaaagtgaacccgaaccgaaaaccgctaagagcccgtatttttcgctgaaccggaacggaacccCGATTCAGAATATTTCTTTCTAGCGtcgagccgaaccggaactcaACCGAAATGAATTTAGGCGGTTActggttcgcgaaacggttcagacgtaGCACCGTTGAGAGATCGGAACTACGATTTACGCAGCGGATTGAGCCGCGTTGCCcaacaaattcgaaaccgaaagTGAGCAACACAAAACTGCGCGAGGTACTTCCTCCTAGCAGCTAT is from Ornithodoros turicata isolate Travis chromosome 8, ASM3712646v1, whole genome shotgun sequence and encodes:
- the LOC135366274 gene encoding uncharacterized protein LOC135366274 — encoded protein: MRFLFPALVVCYIAASAFASEGDNGRDGDQHKLDKHRDILKLISSNITVYLLQRTLDQSYMFFNYTCVRGFFDAVKTAGNDRRANIRFQYKHPRYGTVVGHTAYFKVPEKKNGRNNKPHSLISVNDDVARGSESSSGLVKVKNKTRIPDDEKPRLELLFTDYHDCAIFRHSTRQHDCEMWVSENHLADEKKLFCCKFIFAKECGNTNFRVYNRSECTPFFEKAGTAPVTYYAFQDVPTPYPNTWRAKSKSQ